A window of Ictidomys tridecemlineatus isolate mIctTri1 chromosome 1, mIctTri1.hap1, whole genome shotgun sequence contains these coding sequences:
- the Marveld2 gene encoding MARVEL domain-containing protein 2 isoform X3 — translation MSSNDGRSRIRERGYNEVPGDLPHQDGTVRTLQTLHDSELAVSADPLPPPPLPLQPPFGPDFYSSDTEEPAIAPDLKPVRRFVPDSWKNFFRGKKKDPEWDKSVSDIRYISDGVKCSPPASPSRCNHRSPPSSYKDPSGGSEGTFNSPKESDGMFPQDPYASLDRHTQTARTYSEKVEEYNLRYSYMKSWAGLLRILGVVELLLGAGVFACVTAYIHKDSEWYNLFGYSQPYGMGGVGGLGSMYGGYYYSGPKTPFVLVVAGLAWIATIIVLVLGMSMYYRTILLDSNWWPLTEFGINVALFILYMAAAIVYVNDTNRGGLCYYPLFNTPINAVFCRVEGGQIAAMIFLFVTMIVYLISALVCLKLWRHEAARRHREYMEQQECEMATSDRQRDPEVNFKDLRTTKMKPELLSGHIPAGHIPKPIVMPDYMAKYPVIQTDDERERYKAVFQDQFSEYKELSAEVQAVLRKFDELDAVMSRLPHHSENRQEHERISRIHEEFKKKKNDPSFLEKKERCEYLKNKLSHIKQRIQEYDKVMNWDINGYS, via the exons ATGTCGTCAAATGATGGAAGATCCAGGATTCGGGAGAGGGGCTACAATGAGGTCCCAGGGGACTTGCCTCATCAAGATGGCACTGTAAGAACCCTCCAGACTCTTCACGACAGTGAGCTGGCTGTAAGTGCTGATCCTTTGCCACCTCCCCCTCTCCCATTACAGCCACCATTCGGCCCAGACTTCTACTCAAGTGACACTGAGGAACCAGCCATTGCACCAGACCTCAAGCCCGTACGACGCTTTGTCCCTGACTCCTGGAAGAACTTCTtcaggggaaagaaaaaggacCCAGAATGGGATAAGTCAGTGTCTGATATCAGATACATCTCCGATGGCGTGAAATGTTCACCTCCTGCCTCTCCATCAAGATGCAACCACCGTTCTCCCCCCAGCtcctacaaagatccttctggagggTCAGAAGGCACTTTTAATTCCCCAAAAGAGTCTGATGGGATGTTTCCCCAGGATCCCTATGCATCTCTGGACCGACACACACAGACAGCTCGAACATACAGTGAGAAGGTGGAGGAGTACAACCTGAGGTATTCCTACATGAAGTCTTGGGCAGGTCTGCTGAGAATTCTGGGTGTGGTGGAGCTGCTTCTGGGGGCCGGAGTCTTCGCATGTGTCACAGCTTACATTCACAAGGACAGCGAGTGGTATAACTTGTTTGGATATTCACAGCCGTATGGCATGGGAGGCGTTGGTGGCCTGGGCAGTATGTATGGGGGCTATTACTACAGTGGCCCCAAGACCCCTTTTGTACTGGTGGTTGCTGGATTAGCTTGGATTGCTACCATTATTGTTCTGGTTCTTGGCATGTCCATGTATTACCGAACTATTCTTTTGGACTCTAATTGGTGGCCCCTAACTGAATTTGGAATTAATGTTGCTTTGTTTATCTTGTACATGGCGGCAGCTATAGTCTATGTGAATGATACCAACCGAGGTGGACTTTGCTACTATCCATTATTTAATACTCCAATAAATGCAGTGTTCTGCCGAGTAGAAGGAGGACAAATAGCAGCAATGATCTTCCTCTTTGTCACCATGATTGTCTATCTTATCAGTGCTTTGGTTTGCCTAAAGCTCTGGAGGCATGAGGCAGCTCGGAGACACAGGGAATATATGGAACAGCAGGAG TGTGAAATGGCCACCAGTGACAGACAGAGAGACCCAGAAGTTAATTTCAAAGACTTgagaacaacaaaaatgaaacctGAATTGCTGAGTGGACACATCCCTGCGGGCCACATTCCTAAACCCATTGTGATGCCTGACTACATGGC AAAATACCCTGTGATTCAAACAGATGATGAACGGGAACGCTATAAAGCTGTGTTCCAAGACCAGTTTTCAGAGTACAAAGAGCTATCTGCAGAAGTTCAAGCTGTCTTGAGGAAATTTGATGAGCTAGATGCAGTAATGAGCAGGTTGCCACATCATTCAGAAAACCGACAG gaACATGAAAGAATTTCAAGAATCCATGaagagtttaagaaaaaaaagaat
- the Marveld2 gene encoding MARVEL domain-containing protein 2 isoform X2, producing the protein MSSNDGRSRIRERGYNEVPGDLPHQDGTVRTLQTLHDSELAVSADPLPPPPLPLQPPFGPDFYSSDTEEPAIAPDLKPVRRFVPDSWKNFFRGKKKDPEWDKSVSDIRYISDGVKCSPPASPSRCNHRSPPSSYKDPSGGSEGTFNSPKESDGMFPQDPYASLDRHTQTARTYSEKVEEYNLRYSYMKSWAGLLRILGVVELLLGAGVFACVTAYIHKDSEWYNLFGYSQPYGMGGVGGLGSMYGGYYYSGPKTPFVLVVAGLAWIATIIVLVLGMSMYYRTILLDSNWWPLTEFGINVALFILYMAAAIVYVNDTNRGGLCYYPLFNTPINAVFCRVEGGQIAAMIFLFVTMIVYLISALVCLKLWRHEAARRHREYMEQQEINEPSLPSKRKMCEMATSDRQRDPEVNFKDLRTTKMKPELLSGHIPAGHIPKPIVMPDYMAKYPVIQTDDERERYKAVFQDQFSEYKELSAEVQAVLRKFDELDAVMSRLPHHSENRQYSSPTLEANLILTQDLLLYITTELPSSFSLLASNQNTNNTHGLRI; encoded by the exons ATGTCGTCAAATGATGGAAGATCCAGGATTCGGGAGAGGGGCTACAATGAGGTCCCAGGGGACTTGCCTCATCAAGATGGCACTGTAAGAACCCTCCAGACTCTTCACGACAGTGAGCTGGCTGTAAGTGCTGATCCTTTGCCACCTCCCCCTCTCCCATTACAGCCACCATTCGGCCCAGACTTCTACTCAAGTGACACTGAGGAACCAGCCATTGCACCAGACCTCAAGCCCGTACGACGCTTTGTCCCTGACTCCTGGAAGAACTTCTtcaggggaaagaaaaaggacCCAGAATGGGATAAGTCAGTGTCTGATATCAGATACATCTCCGATGGCGTGAAATGTTCACCTCCTGCCTCTCCATCAAGATGCAACCACCGTTCTCCCCCCAGCtcctacaaagatccttctggagggTCAGAAGGCACTTTTAATTCCCCAAAAGAGTCTGATGGGATGTTTCCCCAGGATCCCTATGCATCTCTGGACCGACACACACAGACAGCTCGAACATACAGTGAGAAGGTGGAGGAGTACAACCTGAGGTATTCCTACATGAAGTCTTGGGCAGGTCTGCTGAGAATTCTGGGTGTGGTGGAGCTGCTTCTGGGGGCCGGAGTCTTCGCATGTGTCACAGCTTACATTCACAAGGACAGCGAGTGGTATAACTTGTTTGGATATTCACAGCCGTATGGCATGGGAGGCGTTGGTGGCCTGGGCAGTATGTATGGGGGCTATTACTACAGTGGCCCCAAGACCCCTTTTGTACTGGTGGTTGCTGGATTAGCTTGGATTGCTACCATTATTGTTCTGGTTCTTGGCATGTCCATGTATTACCGAACTATTCTTTTGGACTCTAATTGGTGGCCCCTAACTGAATTTGGAATTAATGTTGCTTTGTTTATCTTGTACATGGCGGCAGCTATAGTCTATGTGAATGATACCAACCGAGGTGGACTTTGCTACTATCCATTATTTAATACTCCAATAAATGCAGTGTTCTGCCGAGTAGAAGGAGGACAAATAGCAGCAATGATCTTCCTCTTTGTCACCATGATTGTCTATCTTATCAGTGCTTTGGTTTGCCTAAAGCTCTGGAGGCATGAGGCAGCTCGGAGACACAGGGAATATATGGAACAGCAGGAG ATAAATGAGCCATCATTGCCATCGAAAAGAAAAATG TGTGAAATGGCCACCAGTGACAGACAGAGAGACCCAGAAGTTAATTTCAAAGACTTgagaacaacaaaaatgaaacctGAATTGCTGAGTGGACACATCCCTGCGGGCCACATTCCTAAACCCATTGTGATGCCTGACTACATGGC AAAATACCCTGTGATTCAAACAGATGATGAACGGGAACGCTATAAAGCTGTGTTCCAAGACCAGTTTTCAGAGTACAAAGAGCTATCTGCAGAAGTTCAAGCTGTCTTGAGGAAATTTGATGAGCTAGATGCAGTAATGAGCAGGTTGCCACATCATTCAGAAAACCGACAG TACAGTTCCCCAACCCTGGAAGCTAATTTAATCCTGACCCAGGACCTATTATTGTACATTACCACTGAGTTACCAAGTTCATTTTCACTGCTGGCAAGTAATCAAAACACAAACAATACTCATGGTCTCAGAATATAA
- the Marveld2 gene encoding MARVEL domain-containing protein 2 isoform X1 produces MSSNDGRSRIRERGYNEVPGDLPHQDGTVRTLQTLHDSELAVSADPLPPPPLPLQPPFGPDFYSSDTEEPAIAPDLKPVRRFVPDSWKNFFRGKKKDPEWDKSVSDIRYISDGVKCSPPASPSRCNHRSPPSSYKDPSGGSEGTFNSPKESDGMFPQDPYASLDRHTQTARTYSEKVEEYNLRYSYMKSWAGLLRILGVVELLLGAGVFACVTAYIHKDSEWYNLFGYSQPYGMGGVGGLGSMYGGYYYSGPKTPFVLVVAGLAWIATIIVLVLGMSMYYRTILLDSNWWPLTEFGINVALFILYMAAAIVYVNDTNRGGLCYYPLFNTPINAVFCRVEGGQIAAMIFLFVTMIVYLISALVCLKLWRHEAARRHREYMEQQEINEPSLPSKRKMCEMATSDRQRDPEVNFKDLRTTKMKPELLSGHIPAGHIPKPIVMPDYMAKYPVIQTDDERERYKAVFQDQFSEYKELSAEVQAVLRKFDELDAVMSRLPHHSENRQEHERISRIHEEFKKKKNDPSFLEKKERCEYLKNKLSHIKQRIQEYDKVMNWDINGYS; encoded by the exons ATGTCGTCAAATGATGGAAGATCCAGGATTCGGGAGAGGGGCTACAATGAGGTCCCAGGGGACTTGCCTCATCAAGATGGCACTGTAAGAACCCTCCAGACTCTTCACGACAGTGAGCTGGCTGTAAGTGCTGATCCTTTGCCACCTCCCCCTCTCCCATTACAGCCACCATTCGGCCCAGACTTCTACTCAAGTGACACTGAGGAACCAGCCATTGCACCAGACCTCAAGCCCGTACGACGCTTTGTCCCTGACTCCTGGAAGAACTTCTtcaggggaaagaaaaaggacCCAGAATGGGATAAGTCAGTGTCTGATATCAGATACATCTCCGATGGCGTGAAATGTTCACCTCCTGCCTCTCCATCAAGATGCAACCACCGTTCTCCCCCCAGCtcctacaaagatccttctggagggTCAGAAGGCACTTTTAATTCCCCAAAAGAGTCTGATGGGATGTTTCCCCAGGATCCCTATGCATCTCTGGACCGACACACACAGACAGCTCGAACATACAGTGAGAAGGTGGAGGAGTACAACCTGAGGTATTCCTACATGAAGTCTTGGGCAGGTCTGCTGAGAATTCTGGGTGTGGTGGAGCTGCTTCTGGGGGCCGGAGTCTTCGCATGTGTCACAGCTTACATTCACAAGGACAGCGAGTGGTATAACTTGTTTGGATATTCACAGCCGTATGGCATGGGAGGCGTTGGTGGCCTGGGCAGTATGTATGGGGGCTATTACTACAGTGGCCCCAAGACCCCTTTTGTACTGGTGGTTGCTGGATTAGCTTGGATTGCTACCATTATTGTTCTGGTTCTTGGCATGTCCATGTATTACCGAACTATTCTTTTGGACTCTAATTGGTGGCCCCTAACTGAATTTGGAATTAATGTTGCTTTGTTTATCTTGTACATGGCGGCAGCTATAGTCTATGTGAATGATACCAACCGAGGTGGACTTTGCTACTATCCATTATTTAATACTCCAATAAATGCAGTGTTCTGCCGAGTAGAAGGAGGACAAATAGCAGCAATGATCTTCCTCTTTGTCACCATGATTGTCTATCTTATCAGTGCTTTGGTTTGCCTAAAGCTCTGGAGGCATGAGGCAGCTCGGAGACACAGGGAATATATGGAACAGCAGGAG ATAAATGAGCCATCATTGCCATCGAAAAGAAAAATG TGTGAAATGGCCACCAGTGACAGACAGAGAGACCCAGAAGTTAATTTCAAAGACTTgagaacaacaaaaatgaaacctGAATTGCTGAGTGGACACATCCCTGCGGGCCACATTCCTAAACCCATTGTGATGCCTGACTACATGGC AAAATACCCTGTGATTCAAACAGATGATGAACGGGAACGCTATAAAGCTGTGTTCCAAGACCAGTTTTCAGAGTACAAAGAGCTATCTGCAGAAGTTCAAGCTGTCTTGAGGAAATTTGATGAGCTAGATGCAGTAATGAGCAGGTTGCCACATCATTCAGAAAACCGACAG gaACATGAAAGAATTTCAAGAATCCATGaagagtttaagaaaaaaaagaat